One Clostridia bacterium DNA segment encodes these proteins:
- a CDS encoding diaminopimelate dehydrogenase yields the protein MAKRKVAVVGYGNVGRYAVEAIQASPDFELAGVVRRSRGQKQPPELTGVPVVADIKELPQVEGAVLAVPTRMVPEYAKHCLSLGINTADSYDIHGELAHLRSELDGVAKAHGSVAVISAGWDPGTDSVIRLLMELMAPRGITYTNFGPGMSMGHSVAVRAIPGVRDALSMTMPAGFGVHRRMVYVELEPGAEFEQVKQAILRDPYFIHDETFVYQVDDVKQLMDVGHGVLMERKGVSGQTHNQIFKYEMRINNPALTAQVMVAALRAAFRQQPGAYTMIEIPLIDCLPGNREEIIKRLV from the coding sequence TTGGCAAAACGTAAGGTTGCGGTGGTTGGTTACGGCAATGTAGGCCGTTATGCCGTAGAGGCGATACAGGCCAGCCCTGATTTTGAACTAGCCGGTGTGGTGAGGCGGTCCCGGGGACAAAAGCAACCTCCTGAATTGACAGGGGTGCCGGTAGTGGCGGATATTAAAGAGCTTCCTCAGGTGGAAGGCGCCGTGCTGGCCGTACCCACCAGAATGGTACCGGAGTATGCTAAGCACTGCTTATCTTTGGGAATTAACACCGCGGACAGTTACGATATCCACGGGGAGTTAGCTCATCTGAGAAGTGAATTAGATGGGGTAGCCAAAGCCCATGGCAGCGTGGCGGTTATTTCCGCCGGCTGGGATCCGGGCACTGATTCCGTCATCCGCCTGTTAATGGAACTCATGGCACCGCGGGGCATTACCTATACTAATTTCGGCCCCGGCATGAGTATGGGGCACAGCGTGGCCGTGCGGGCCATCCCGGGCGTTAGAGATGCCCTCTCCATGACTATGCCTGCCGGTTTTGGCGTCCACCGGCGCATGGTGTATGTGGAGTTAGAGCCCGGCGCAGAATTTGAGCAAGTCAAGCAAGCTATTTTACGGGATCCGTACTTCATCCATGATGAGACCTTCGTATATCAAGTGGACGACGTTAAGCAATTGATGGACGTGGGGCATGGGGTCCTGATGGAAAGAAAAGGGGTCTCGGGCCAAACCCACAATCAAATCTTCAAATATGAAATGCGGATCAATAACCCGGCTTTGACGGCCCAAGTGATGGTGGCGGCACTGCGGGCAGCTTTCCGGCAGCAGCCCGGGGCTTATACCATGATTGAAATACCGTTAATCGATTGTCTCCCCGGCAACCGGGAAGAAATCATTAAACGGCTGGTATAA
- a CDS encoding polysaccharide deacetylase, whose protein sequence is MGRKILIAALSLMLAFAVGCIFGFGYYYVSSGFPGVSATPLEPSSPPLPEEGQEVSRDSLPAGEDASQELPAGERGLPAGTGEPDQTGTIFAPDVIEEPGAGPGGGADPAGGAAGAKIAYITIDDGPDPVHTPAILEILDHYNVKASFFVLGTNAQKYPELIKLVHEKGHTIGNHTYNHIYKETYASDDSFWDSVKKTEDILYELLEYRPTLIREPGGRFRTNPEKQQMIRDQGYDLVYWNIDSYDSRSPIPDKDTIFANVKRQAQKEHLWPAMVILFHESGGHRSTVEALPLVIEYLLQEGFTLKPLAEMDKTVMADLPRP, encoded by the coding sequence ATGGGGAGAAAAATATTGATTGCGGCGCTTAGTTTAATGCTGGCTTTTGCGGTGGGTTGCATCTTTGGTTTTGGTTATTACTATGTCAGTTCCGGATTTCCCGGTGTGAGCGCCACTCCCTTGGAACCTTCCTCTCCCCCACTGCCTGAAGAGGGGCAGGAGGTCTCCCGGGACAGTCTTCCTGCCGGTGAGGATGCAAGCCAAGAACTGCCTGCCGGGGAGAGGGGTCTGCCGGCAGGAACCGGTGAGCCGGATCAAACAGGTACCATCTTTGCGCCGGACGTGATTGAGGAACCCGGTGCCGGCCCAGGCGGCGGTGCTGACCCGGCCGGAGGGGCGGCAGGAGCCAAAATTGCTTATATCACCATAGACGACGGGCCTGACCCGGTCCACACCCCGGCTATTTTGGAGATCCTGGACCACTACAATGTAAAAGCATCCTTCTTTGTGCTGGGCACCAATGCCCAGAAATATCCGGAGTTAATCAAGCTGGTGCACGAAAAGGGGCACACCATCGGCAATCATACCTACAATCACATCTACAAAGAAACCTATGCCAGCGACGACAGCTTTTGGGATTCCGTAAAGAAAACCGAGGATATCCTGTACGAGCTGCTGGAATACCGGCCCACTCTCATCAGGGAACCGGGCGGCCGGTTCAGGACCAATCCGGAGAAACAGCAGATGATCCGGGATCAAGGGTATGATCTAGTATATTGGAATATAGATTCCTACGATTCCCGCAGCCCCATCCCGGATAAGGATACGATTTTTGCCAACGTCAAGCGGCAGGCGCAAAAAGAGCACCTCTGGCCCGCCATGGTGATCCTGTTCCACGAAAGCGGCGGGCACCGGAGTACGGTGGAGGCCCTGCCCCTGGTGATTGAATACTTGCTGCAGGAAGGCTTTACCCTGAAGCCTTTGGCGGAAATGGACAAAACGGTGATGGCGGACCTGCCGAGACCATAA
- the ygfK gene encoding putative selenate reductase subunit YgfK — translation MGDLMRPIPFKKMVNWVLQELEDSGSIYGVPKNKFYRKKTEACLPMFDSCLGIPIGPAAGPNTQLAQNIVTSFLAGGRFIELKTVQILDKLELPKPCINAQDECYNTEWSTELAIEDALNEYIKAWFLLHVLDRELFHHESPSFIFNMSVGYDLKGIQSPKVDAFIEGLKDASRTDIFQECKGALKEMLPRFKHIDEAFVDSISPHICNSITLSTLHGCPPAEIEAISKYLLTEKKLHTFVKMNPTLLGYDFVRRTFDSMGYDYIALKEESFTHDLQYSDAVPMLQRLKQVAKEQGKEFGVKLSNTLPSPIKRGELPGEEMYMSGRSLYPLTINLARKLANEFDGELKISYSGGADYYNLGRILATGIYPVTMATTLLKPGGYQRFYQLAEIAEEAMGQGLPGKIDLEKLNRLADDALKDPNFQKGKRTVPSRKIDRRLPLLDCFVAPCTIGCPIEQDVPEYIRLVGEKRFEDAFRVIVAKNPLPFITGTICNHLCQTKCTRIDYDISVMIRNQKLEAAENGYDSYMAKLETPAKTGKAKVAVIGAGPSGLAMGYFLARAGLDVTIFDKRTKAGGTVQWVIPDFRIPRDAIQKDIELIKRMGVKLELGVAPDFSVEELKQRGFDYIYLAIGAGKFLPLDIEGERDKVQSAYQFLAQFVEDPSRLNLGRNVAVIGGGNTAMDTARAATRVAGVEKVYIVYRRTREYMPADREEITLALSEGVELLELLAPVSLANGILKCQKLQLGEFDSAGRRKPVPIEGAFLELPVDTVLTATGEGIDSEIYAKNGIALDDRGYPKVNPDTLETNLENVYIGGDGLYGPKTVVEAIAHAAKAARDILAKEGMGAASWDPETSFDPEKQNQEILAKKGVLKEPEEAPESERCLECNTICDICAEVCPNRANFTVEVPSLSNKNQIVHIDGMCNECGDCATFCPYQGAPYREKMTLYWSEEDFFNSANPGFLLLEGGDTPTFKVRLDGEVKTVKFDADGKTKDLANEYIADLIWTAYADYNYLF, via the coding sequence ATGGGTGACCTGATGCGACCTATTCCGTTTAAGAAGATGGTGAATTGGGTGCTGCAAGAACTTGAGGACAGCGGCTCCATCTACGGGGTGCCTAAGAACAAATTCTACCGTAAGAAGACTGAGGCATGCCTGCCGATGTTTGACAGCTGCTTGGGTATTCCCATCGGTCCCGCCGCCGGTCCCAATACCCAACTGGCCCAGAACATTGTGACTTCTTTCCTGGCAGGCGGGCGGTTTATCGAATTGAAAACCGTGCAAATCCTGGACAAGTTGGAACTGCCTAAACCCTGTATTAATGCCCAGGATGAATGCTACAACACCGAGTGGTCTACGGAACTGGCGATTGAAGATGCTTTAAACGAGTATATCAAAGCCTGGTTCTTACTCCATGTCCTCGATAGAGAGCTGTTTCATCATGAATCCCCGTCTTTCATTTTCAACATGAGCGTCGGCTATGACCTGAAAGGAATCCAGTCTCCCAAGGTGGATGCTTTCATTGAAGGTTTAAAAGATGCCTCCCGAACGGACATCTTCCAGGAATGCAAGGGCGCTCTGAAAGAAATGCTTCCCCGCTTTAAGCACATTGATGAGGCCTTTGTGGACAGTATCTCGCCGCATATTTGCAATTCCATAACCTTGTCAACGCTGCACGGGTGTCCCCCGGCGGAAATTGAAGCTATTTCCAAGTACCTGCTGACGGAGAAAAAGCTGCACACCTTCGTCAAGATGAACCCAACCCTTTTGGGATACGATTTCGTGCGCCGTACCTTCGACAGCATGGGGTACGATTATATTGCCCTGAAAGAAGAATCTTTTACTCACGATCTGCAGTACAGCGATGCGGTACCCATGCTGCAGCGGCTGAAGCAGGTAGCCAAGGAACAGGGCAAGGAATTCGGCGTGAAACTCTCCAACACGCTGCCGTCTCCCATTAAAAGAGGAGAACTGCCCGGGGAAGAAATGTACATGTCCGGCCGTTCCCTGTATCCATTGACCATCAATCTCGCCAGGAAGCTGGCCAACGAGTTTGACGGGGAATTGAAAATCTCCTACTCCGGTGGTGCCGATTACTACAACTTAGGCAGGATCCTGGCAACGGGTATCTACCCGGTAACCATGGCCACCACCCTCTTAAAACCCGGCGGTTACCAGAGGTTCTACCAATTGGCTGAGATCGCCGAGGAAGCGATGGGCCAAGGGCTGCCCGGAAAAATCGATCTGGAGAAACTGAATAGACTGGCCGATGACGCCCTCAAAGATCCGAATTTCCAAAAAGGCAAGCGGACGGTGCCCAGCCGGAAGATTGACCGCCGGCTGCCGCTTCTGGATTGCTTCGTGGCACCCTGCACCATCGGCTGTCCCATTGAGCAGGATGTGCCGGAGTATATCCGCTTAGTCGGGGAAAAGCGCTTTGAAGATGCCTTCCGGGTGATCGTGGCGAAGAACCCCCTGCCCTTTATTACCGGTACCATCTGTAACCACCTGTGCCAGACCAAGTGCACCAGGATCGACTATGATATTTCCGTGATGATCCGGAACCAGAAACTAGAAGCGGCGGAAAACGGCTATGACAGCTATATGGCCAAGCTGGAAACACCGGCCAAAACCGGCAAAGCCAAGGTGGCCGTGATCGGAGCCGGTCCTTCCGGTTTGGCGATGGGTTACTTCCTGGCCCGGGCCGGGCTGGATGTGACCATCTTTGACAAGAGAACAAAAGCCGGCGGTACCGTCCAGTGGGTCATCCCGGACTTTAGGATCCCCAGGGATGCTATCCAAAAGGATATAGAGCTCATCAAGAGGATGGGTGTGAAGTTGGAACTGGGTGTGGCTCCGGACTTTTCCGTGGAGGAATTGAAGCAGCGGGGGTTTGACTACATCTACTTAGCTATCGGCGCCGGCAAGTTCCTTCCCCTGGACATCGAGGGAGAACGGGACAAGGTGCAAAGCGCCTACCAGTTCCTGGCCCAATTCGTGGAGGATCCCAGCCGGTTGAACCTGGGGAGAAATGTCGCCGTCATCGGCGGCGGCAATACGGCCATGGATACGGCCCGGGCAGCTACCCGGGTGGCCGGTGTGGAGAAAGTCTATATCGTTTACCGGCGAACCAGAGAATACATGCCCGCCGACCGGGAGGAAATCACGCTGGCCCTGTCTGAAGGCGTGGAACTGCTGGAGCTCCTGGCGCCGGTTTCCCTGGCAAACGGCATCTTGAAGTGCCAAAAACTGCAGTTGGGTGAATTCGACAGCGCCGGGCGGCGTAAACCGGTACCCATTGAAGGTGCTTTCCTGGAGCTGCCGGTGGACACGGTCTTGACGGCTACCGGCGAGGGTATCGACTCAGAAATCTATGCCAAGAACGGCATTGCCCTCGATGACCGGGGCTACCCGAAAGTGAACCCGGATACCCTGGAAACCAACTTGGAGAATGTCTATATCGGCGGCGACGGCTTGTACGGGCCGAAGACGGTGGTGGAAGCGATTGCCCATGCGGCGAAAGCAGCCAGGGACATTTTGGCCAAGGAAGGCATGGGCGCAGCCAGTTGGGATCCGGAAACCAGCTTTGATCCGGAAAAACAGAACCAAGAGATCCTGGCGAAGAAGGGCGTCCTGAAAGAGCCCGAGGAGGCGCCGGAAAGCGAAAGATGCCTGGAATGTAACACCATTTGCGATATCTGCGCGGAGGTCTGCCCGAACCGGGCCAACTTCACCGTGGAAGTTCCTTCCCTAAGCAATAAGAACCAGATTGTGCATATCGACGGCATGTGCAATGAGTGCGGCGACTGTGCTACCTTCTGCCCGTACCAGGGTGCCCCTTACCGGGAAAAGATGACCCTGTACTGGAGCGAAGAGGACTTCTTCAACAGCGCCAACCCGGGCTTCCTGCTCCTGGAAGGCGGGGATACACCGACCTTCAAGGTGCGCCTGGACGGTGAAGTGAAGACGGTGAAATTTGATGCCGACGGCAAGACCAAAGACCTGGCCAATGAATACATTGCCGACTTGATCTGGACAGCTTATGCCGATTACAACTACCTGTTCTAA
- the ssnA gene encoding putative aminohydrolase SsnA translates to MFIVGNGLVITVDEQGTVLENGAVVVEGNLIKEIGDTAAMKAKYPQAEFMDVKGKVIMPGMINAHHHFYSTFARGIPSKGGKPAKTFGEVLEGLWWRLDKTLTLEDVYYSAMLPIIDCVKCGATTVFDHHASPHAVKGSLDMIAKAVLEAGIRACLCYELSDRDGEKITQEGIEENVDFLKRVAQNNEGDMLAASFGLHASLTLSDETLRKAKEAASALGAGFHVHTAEGPEDVEDSLKKSGMRVVERLNSFGILGPKTLAIHCVHVNDREIEILAETGTNVVHNPESNMGNAVGVSPVTKMLNAGVTVGLGTDGFTSDMFESVKVANVLHKHAAQDPSASWAEVPQMIFDNNQKIAAKFFQKPLGKLVPGAYADIIVVDYYPWTPVHSGNYYGHVLFGMSGRAVETTIVNGKVLMKDRQLLFVDEAEVAAKARELAVKVWERF, encoded by the coding sequence ATGTTCATTGTAGGCAACGGATTGGTGATTACCGTTGATGAACAAGGCACGGTGTTGGAAAACGGTGCGGTGGTGGTGGAGGGCAATCTAATCAAAGAGATCGGTGATACGGCAGCCATGAAAGCCAAGTATCCCCAGGCGGAGTTCATGGATGTCAAGGGCAAAGTGATTATGCCCGGCATGATCAACGCCCATCACCATTTTTACAGTACCTTTGCCAGGGGCATTCCTTCCAAAGGCGGGAAGCCGGCCAAAACTTTCGGTGAAGTGCTGGAAGGTTTGTGGTGGCGGTTAGATAAGACCTTGACTTTGGAGGATGTTTACTACAGTGCCATGCTGCCGATTATTGACTGCGTCAAATGCGGAGCCACCACGGTTTTTGACCATCATGCCAGCCCCCATGCCGTCAAAGGCAGCCTGGACATGATTGCCAAAGCGGTGCTGGAAGCAGGTATTAGGGCCTGCCTGTGTTATGAACTGTCCGACCGGGACGGGGAAAAAATTACCCAGGAAGGTATTGAGGAAAACGTGGACTTCCTGAAGAGAGTTGCCCAGAATAACGAAGGGGACATGCTGGCGGCTTCCTTCGGGCTCCATGCTTCCCTGACCTTAAGCGATGAAACGTTACGAAAAGCCAAAGAGGCCGCCAGTGCCTTAGGGGCCGGTTTCCATGTCCATACCGCCGAAGGACCTGAGGATGTGGAAGACAGCCTCAAAAAATCCGGCATGCGCGTGGTGGAAAGGCTCAACAGCTTTGGTATTCTCGGTCCCAAGACCTTGGCCATTCACTGTGTCCATGTCAATGACCGGGAAATCGAAATCCTGGCAGAAACGGGCACCAACGTAGTCCACAACCCGGAATCCAACATGGGCAATGCAGTCGGGGTTTCTCCCGTGACCAAGATGTTAAATGCCGGGGTCACCGTCGGGTTAGGCACCGACGGGTTTACCTCCGATATGTTTGAAAGCGTGAAAGTGGCTAATGTGCTGCATAAACACGCTGCCCAAGATCCCAGCGCCTCCTGGGCGGAAGTGCCGCAGATGATCTTTGACAACAACCAGAAAATCGCGGCTAAGTTTTTCCAAAAACCCTTGGGTAAACTGGTGCCGGGTGCTTATGCGGATATTATCGTGGTGGATTACTATCCCTGGACCCCGGTCCATTCCGGCAACTACTACGGCCACGTGCTTTTCGGCATGTCCGGGCGGGCTGTGGAAACCACTATCGTTAACGGTAAAGTTTTGATGAAAGACCGGCAGCTGTTGTTTGTGGACGAGGCGGAAGTAGCCGCCAAGGCCAGGGAACTGGCTGTGAAAGTTTGGGAAAGATTTTAA
- the xdh gene encoding selenium-dependent xanthine dehydrogenase, whose protein sequence is MLQFVLNGRQVTVDPAQESWNLLEYLRREARLTSAKNGCSEGTCGACTVLVDGKATRACTVKMSKIQGKQVITVEGLSEREKEVYAWAFGVAGAVQCGFCTPGMVMSAKGLLDQNLNPTEDEVKKAIRFNICRCTGYRKIIDGILLAAKALRGEITPEEYKGSGRLGERFVRPDAAPKVLGTAEYVDDLFFPGMLYAKVLRAPKPRVLVKAIDVSEARALPGVTVLTAEDIPGDNYQGYIVHDWPTLVPVGEETRYVGDALAIVAAPTPEEAERARELIKVDYEELEPVTDPIRALAEDAPKIHPKGNLLTTTTVKRGNVEEALAQCDHVVTNTYRTPFTEHAFLEPESALAVPEGERLTVYVGTQSVHHDRHTLAKVLGMPEEKIRVVNKFVGGGFGGKEDMSVQHHAALLAMATGKPVKLTLTREESLKVHPKRHPMIMEVTTGCDKEGKVLAMKARIYFDTGAYASLGGPVLQRACTHATGPYYIPHIDIVGYGVYTNNPPAGAFRGFGVTQSNFALESQLDILAEKAGISPWEIRYRNALRPGDRIASNQIAAEDTNIVDTLLAVKEEFEKHPYAGIACAMKNVGLGVGNPDTGRSVLVVEKGRVKAYTGAACIGQGIGTVVHQVICETTGLAPDSIEVTLADTDLTPDSGATTASRQSLFTGEAVRRAAAQLAEDLKHHSLEELEGKRYEGEYLGVTDPLNAPVENPVNHVSYGFATQVCILNEEGKVQKFIAAHDVGRVVNPIALEGQLEGGIVMGMGYALTEDFPVENGEPKVTKFGRLGLLRATDMPEFEIKLIEPKIGKLAYSIKGVGEIASIPTASAIANAYYRFDGKRRFSLPLEDTPYRKK, encoded by the coding sequence ATGTTACAGTTTGTGCTGAACGGTCGGCAAGTGACTGTCGACCCCGCCCAGGAAAGTTGGAACTTGCTGGAGTACCTGCGCCGGGAAGCCCGGTTAACTTCCGCAAAAAACGGTTGTTCGGAAGGAACCTGCGGCGCTTGTACGGTGCTCGTTGACGGTAAGGCCACCAGGGCCTGTACCGTGAAAATGTCCAAAATACAGGGTAAACAAGTCATTACCGTGGAAGGTTTGTCTGAGCGGGAAAAAGAGGTGTATGCTTGGGCCTTTGGCGTGGCCGGCGCCGTCCAGTGCGGTTTTTGCACTCCCGGCATGGTGATGAGCGCCAAAGGGCTCTTGGACCAGAATCTTAACCCCACGGAAGACGAGGTCAAGAAAGCCATTCGCTTCAATATTTGCCGCTGCACCGGCTACCGCAAGATCATCGACGGCATTTTATTGGCTGCCAAAGCGCTGCGGGGGGAAATTACGCCGGAAGAGTACAAGGGCAGCGGTCGCCTGGGCGAGCGTTTTGTACGGCCCGATGCGGCGCCTAAAGTACTGGGTACGGCGGAATACGTGGATGATTTGTTCTTCCCGGGTATGCTCTATGCCAAGGTCTTGCGGGCTCCCAAGCCCCGGGTTTTGGTGAAAGCCATTGATGTGTCTGAAGCCAGAGCTTTGCCCGGGGTGACGGTGCTGACGGCGGAAGACATTCCAGGTGACAATTACCAGGGATATATTGTCCATGACTGGCCTACCCTGGTGCCGGTGGGAGAAGAAACCCGTTACGTGGGCGACGCCCTGGCCATCGTGGCGGCACCTACGCCGGAAGAAGCGGAAAGGGCCCGGGAACTCATTAAAGTGGACTATGAAGAGCTGGAACCGGTGACAGACCCGATCCGGGCCCTGGCTGAAGACGCCCCTAAAATTCACCCGAAAGGGAACTTGCTCACTACCACCACCGTTAAAAGAGGCAACGTGGAGGAAGCGCTGGCCCAGTGTGACCATGTGGTCACCAACACTTACCGGACTCCCTTTACGGAACATGCTTTCCTGGAACCGGAGAGTGCCCTGGCGGTACCGGAAGGGGAGCGGCTGACGGTTTATGTGGGTACCCAAAGCGTCCACCATGACCGGCACACCTTGGCAAAGGTGCTGGGCATGCCGGAAGAAAAGATCCGGGTGGTCAACAAGTTTGTGGGCGGGGGTTTTGGCGGCAAAGAAGACATGAGCGTGCAGCACCATGCGGCTCTGTTGGCCATGGCCACCGGGAAACCGGTGAAACTCACCTTGACCAGGGAGGAAAGCCTGAAAGTCCATCCCAAGCGCCACCCCATGATCATGGAAGTGACCACCGGGTGCGACAAGGAAGGCAAAGTCCTTGCCATGAAAGCCAGGATCTACTTCGATACCGGTGCCTATGCTTCCCTGGGAGGACCGGTGCTGCAGCGGGCTTGCACCCACGCCACCGGGCCCTACTACATCCCCCATATCGATATTGTCGGGTACGGCGTCTACACCAACAACCCGCCGGCCGGGGCATTCCGCGGCTTTGGCGTGACCCAGTCGAACTTTGCATTAGAAAGTCAACTGGACATTCTAGCCGAAAAAGCCGGCATCAGTCCGTGGGAAATCCGGTACCGCAATGCCCTCCGCCCGGGGGACCGCATTGCATCCAACCAGATTGCCGCAGAGGACACTAATATTGTGGATACCCTGCTGGCGGTGAAGGAGGAATTTGAAAAGCACCCCTATGCCGGCATCGCCTGCGCCATGAAAAACGTGGGTCTCGGAGTCGGCAACCCGGATACCGGGCGCTCGGTACTGGTAGTGGAAAAAGGCCGGGTGAAAGCCTACACCGGTGCTGCCTGTATCGGACAAGGTATCGGTACCGTGGTGCACCAGGTCATCTGCGAAACCACCGGTTTGGCCCCCGATTCGATCGAGGTGACCCTGGCCGATACGGATCTGACCCCGGATTCCGGTGCCACCACCGCTTCCCGGCAGAGCTTGTTTACCGGCGAGGCTGTCCGCAGGGCGGCGGCCCAACTGGCGGAAGACCTGAAGCATCATTCCCTCGAGGAGTTGGAAGGAAAGCGCTACGAAGGGGAATACCTGGGTGTTACCGACCCGCTGAATGCGCCGGTGGAGAACCCGGTTAACCACGTGTCCTACGGCTTTGCCACGCAGGTCTGCATCCTCAATGAAGAAGGCAAGGTCCAGAAATTCATTGCCGCCCATGACGTCGGTAGGGTGGTTAATCCCATTGCCTTGGAAGGCCAGCTGGAAGGCGGCATTGTCATGGGGATGGGGTACGCCTTGACGGAGGATTTCCCCGTGGAAAACGGGGAACCGAAAGTCACCAAGTTCGGTCGCTTGGGACTGCTCCGGGCTACCGATATGCCTGAGTTTGAGATTAAGCTAATCGAGCCCAAGATCGGCAAACTGGCTTACAGCATTAAAGGGGTAGGGGAAATTGCGTCCATTCCCACCGCTTCCGCCATTGCCAATGCTTACTATCGCTTTGACGGGAAGCGGCGGTTTAGCTTACCCTTAGAAGATACCCCTTATCGTAAAAAATAG
- a CDS encoding purine permease, translating to MMELSAEKVAGVAEERRIQPLYDVEDVPPLKEAVPLGIQHVLAMFASNVSVPITVAAAIGLSVADRAFLAQCAMLVAGIASFVQARPVGPIGARLPVVMGTSSGFLPVCLSIAQQYGMAALMGAAFVGGWLEVILGFFLKGLRRFFPPVVTGTVVLTIGLSLLPIGVKNAAGGIGAADFGSFSNLLLAGIVFVIVVVIHQLGKGFLGASAILIGTIVGFLVAIPMGKVDFTPVAEAGWFSFPNPLAYGMSFEWPAIMAMLFMYIVTTVETVGDISGITMGGAGREATDKELSGGIIADGFFSSFAAIFNALPNTSFSQNVGLISFTGIMSNYVVKVGAVFLILCGLFPKIGALVACIPMPVFGGSLLIMFAFIATSGITLIVSGGLTKRNLLIVAASLSLGFGLSGVPEAMQYFPESVKLIFSGAGIVPACIVALVLNLVLPQDERQNGTARA from the coding sequence ATGATGGAATTGTCTGCTGAAAAAGTTGCCGGTGTAGCAGAAGAAAGACGTATTCAGCCCCTGTATGATGTAGAAGATGTGCCCCCGCTTAAAGAGGCCGTACCTTTAGGGATCCAGCATGTCCTGGCGATGTTCGCCAGCAACGTGTCCGTGCCCATCACGGTAGCCGCTGCCATCGGCTTGTCAGTGGCTGACCGGGCATTCTTGGCCCAGTGTGCCATGCTCGTAGCCGGTATCGCCAGTTTTGTGCAGGCACGTCCCGTCGGCCCTATCGGTGCCAGGCTGCCGGTGGTGATGGGTACCAGTTCCGGTTTTTTACCTGTCTGTCTGTCCATCGCCCAGCAGTACGGCATGGCCGCTTTGATGGGGGCCGCTTTTGTCGGTGGTTGGCTGGAAGTGATTCTTGGGTTTTTCTTAAAAGGATTACGTCGTTTCTTTCCCCCGGTAGTGACAGGTACTGTGGTGCTCACCATTGGTTTGTCTCTCTTGCCCATTGGCGTGAAAAACGCCGCCGGCGGGATTGGCGCTGCAGACTTCGGGAGTTTTAGTAATCTATTATTAGCCGGAATCGTCTTTGTTATCGTGGTTGTTATCCATCAACTAGGGAAAGGCTTCCTCGGGGCTTCCGCCATATTAATCGGTACCATCGTTGGCTTCCTGGTAGCAATTCCCATGGGTAAAGTAGATTTTACGCCGGTAGCGGAAGCCGGTTGGTTCTCTTTTCCCAATCCCCTGGCTTACGGTATGTCTTTTGAGTGGCCGGCCATTATGGCCATGCTGTTCATGTACATTGTGACGACGGTGGAAACGGTGGGCGATATCTCCGGGATTACCATGGGAGGTGCCGGCCGGGAGGCTACGGATAAGGAATTGTCCGGCGGTATTATCGCCGACGGCTTCTTCTCCAGCTTTGCTGCCATCTTTAACGCCCTGCCTAATACTTCTTTCAGCCAGAACGTCGGTCTCATTTCCTTCACCGGCATCATGAGCAATTATGTAGTGAAAGTAGGTGCCGTTTTCTTAATCCTCTGCGGCTTGTTTCCCAAGATCGGCGCTCTGGTGGCCTGCATTCCCATGCCCGTTTTCGGCGGCAGCCTCCTGATCATGTTCGCCTTTATTGCCACCTCCGGTATTACCCTCATTGTTTCCGGGGGGTTGACCAAGCGCAACCTGCTGATTGTCGCCGCATCCTTGAGCTTGGGCTTTGGTTTATCCGGTGTACCGGAAGCCATGCAGTATTTCCCGGAAAGCGTGAAGCTCATCTTCTCCGGGGCCGGGATCGTGCCGGCTTGTATCGTAGCTTTAGTGCTGAACCTGGTGCTGCCGCAAGACGAACGGCAAAACGGCACGGCCCGGGCTTAA
- a CDS encoding GntR family transcriptional regulator — protein sequence MFHTRVPLYIEIAKELKKRINDGVYAPGQQLPSEPELANQFGVSRGTLREALSVLEKEGVIRRRHGIGSFVETHYNKVIAGMEKLDPLIETIRRAGYEAEDQVLSIRQTEIDAKAAEALEVEMGSVGYVIESVRLADKVPVIYCFDILPGWLVPDPGLLNQRYRYDSLSALLKEVFRLKPHQFVSTVSAVLPFPKTQRILGIDKKTPLILIEGTLYDEDGRALNYGKQLFRSDKYQFRLVRK from the coding sequence ATGTTTCATACCAGGGTACCTCTTTATATAGAGATTGCCAAAGAGCTAAAAAAGCGCATCAATGATGGAGTTTATGCTCCGGGGCAGCAGCTCCCTTCCGAACCGGAGCTGGCCAACCAGTTTGGCGTGAGCCGCGGGACTTTGCGGGAAGCGTTGTCGGTGCTGGAAAAGGAAGGCGTCATCCGGAGAAGACATGGTATAGGTTCTTTTGTAGAGACACATTATAATAAAGTAATTGCTGGTATGGAAAAACTGGATCCCCTCATTGAGACCATTCGCCGTGCCGGGTACGAAGCGGAGGACCAGGTCCTTTCCATCCGCCAGACGGAGATCGATGCCAAGGCAGCGGAAGCCTTGGAAGTAGAGATGGGATCTGTGGGATATGTGATTGAAAGTGTTCGCCTGGCGGACAAAGTACCGGTAATTTACTGTTTTGACATCCTGCCCGGCTGGTTGGTACCTGATCCGGGGCTCTTGAACCAGCGCTACCGGTACGATTCCTTATCGGCCCTGTTAAAAGAAGTCTTTCGTTTGAAACCCCATCAATTTGTTTCCACCGTCAGTGCGGTGCTGCCGTTCCCCAAGACCCAGCGGATTCTAGGGATAGACAAGAAAACCCCGTTAATCCTGATTGAAGGCACATTGTATGACGAGGACGGGAGAGCCTTAAACTACGGCAAGCAGTTGTTCCGTTCCGACAAGTACCAGTTCCGCCTCGTCAGGAAATAA